The genomic window CCACTACTGAAACGACTTCTAAAGATCAAGGCTGTTGCCCATAAGTGGCAAGAGTCTAGTGTCGGTCCACCTCGTAAATACTACGAGATGACTAGGCAGGGCAGACAATATCTCGCGTTCATTGAGAGTAATTGGGAAGAGATGAACCAAGCAGTTCAACTTTTGTCCAAGAATCTCAAAAGATCAACTAAAACTAACAAAACAATCAACTTCAACTAACGTGCTCAATTTTACTTCGCTAGTATCAATCAACTAATACTAGCCATATAATAAGAAACCACCCAGCTAGGGTGGTTTTTAATTGGTACTCAAAAATAATCTTGCAACTTATATAGGACTTAATTAATTTCAATTACTAAGTTTGAATTGATTGAGACAAAGTATCTATTGGGACAATCTAACATAGATATTGATTACTAGGCTTATATGAGGAGTCTGTTATTTATGCTTTAGGATAATGCCTAATGAAGTCGTTCGATTGTAATCTTATTATTTGAATAACCATAACCAATAATGCAAGTAACCCTATAAGCTATATCATTAGTTTCATCATCCAGTATTAGCTCTTGGATCGAGCCATGCATCGGAA from Candidatus Saccharibacteria bacterium includes these protein-coding regions:
- a CDS encoding PadR family transcriptional regulator, producing the protein MQDSIQSNLAQMRKGTLELCVLQVIGAKESYANEIIDKLESVGITISEGTLYPLLKRLLKIKAVAHKWQESSVGPPRKYYEMTRQGRQYLAFIESNWEEMNQAVQLLSKNLKRSTKTNKTINFN